The DNA region ttaaacaccattttTGAAGGAGTTTTGCGGCCTGAGGCAAGAATAGCTCGTGGAACCACTTTTGGGGGAAAGAATCATCGAGTTCTACATTCCTTCATTTTTTCTTtataatttgtttatgcaaaatacttgagaAATTGTTACTATGAATCTGAGTAGCTAAActtctaatctagggttttgatggaacctattggaggatgattttcatattagtttaatatagatttgtcgtaactttttctctatttattcaacTACGTTTATtttgtggttgattgaagagctctcaatcgactgtgcctatttagtgtgtattgcttggaagagaatacatatttaggtagttgttgaacatcactcctaacgtatatgagggatcaatacggagggtttaaaggtgggattggAATAACGAAATCTTGGTGCGATCCAAGAGAGCCGTGacttagtgccagctagcgtggaagaatatgtctagtaaattgtggcagttactcggaagagaattacgacactcaAAGTGTTCACGATTGGTAGAGAAAACTTAGacaaatttataggaaacgtagcaGAGAGGATTCTgataataggggaaatcataaccttagaccATTCCAAATCTTGTCTTCAACTTGTTCGTCGTTAGTTATTAATTActgcattttcattacttgatctttagttagtaaacatccaattcgttatttaatatttttgaagatttattacgtgaatttgtgcgagtctagtagctgtgcttagtaggttaattccctgtgggattcgactcctgACTTGttaaccggattatatttgcaacgaccgcttagtcctttttataaggcaaagttgggcgtgatcaccgttttcatttcatttcttcctTTCTATCATTACCAATCCGCCCTAAATATTGTCTAGAAATCATGCTTTTATAAAACTGAAGTAATACATTCAAATGGTTTAAAATGCGCACATACCTGAATTACAAGGGATCCAACACCACCAGCACCTCCCAAAACAAGTATGGATTTGCCAGCAGAGAATCCAGCTTTCTCAAGACCTTCATAAGCAGTTTCAATTGCTAGAGGAAGACTAGCAGCCTCTGCAAAActcagattcttgggtttcaaaGCAACTAGTTTCTCTTCTACAGCAGTGTACTCAGCTAAAGATCCAAATTGCTTTGGTCCATCTAATGCTTTTTCATGTATATCTCCGTAAACTTCATCCCCTTCTTTTAGCCCCTTTACTTCACTACCAACTTTCACTACCACACCAGCAACATCATAACCTGGCACAGtctacagaaaaagaaaacatattTTACAACTATTAGAACCACACAAATGGAAATATTTTGCGATATTGTCATATGTTACTGTTGAATTGTGTGATCATCTCatctaaaaatctaaactattaCATAGGATACACTTTGGTTtacttaattataacttcaaaATGACTACTTACGTGCGGGTCTGATTTTTTTTCATGGGCCAAGCAcataatattttttccttttacaTAATAGATGATGGAGAGACTTGAGCCCAAGAATTGtgcttgctctgataccacgtttaATTGTATGACCATTATGGCATCATCCAAAATTTAAACTCTTAGCAGGGGGCGGCTCTAAGGCTAGGCCAATGAGGCCATTGCCTTAGGCCGCCAAAATTTGAAggccccaaatttattttaaactCTTATTATTAATAGTACTATACTAGTATTAGCACCCGCGCAAACCGTTaaaatagcatgggctagccagttttcggactgatcattcaaaaatagccggcatttgccaagtcattgaaaaatagccactattttgttgcAATAGAGACCggtctagtataatatactggagtttggtgcacctgtgtatgaacttccagcatattatgctggaccgatatactttgctgactccggtataatatattggagttccagtatattttgctggagttccagcaaagtatactggaactccaaactccagtataatatactggagttccagtatactttgttggaactccagtataatgcagtatattatactggagtatattatactggagttccagtatattatactagaatttcagtatattatgctggagtattttccggattttgaacagtgttttcgttcagatttatctttacatgaaaagtgcctaaatttcgatgacttttgaaactgtggctatttttgaatgaccacttgtaaatttgactatttttgaatttttcccaCGCAAACCATGTCAAATTATGATTTGAATTATTTAAGATGTGTGCAAATAACCTTAATATTTGAACCTTCCACATAAAAATTATAGATAATTATTAGATATTAATTTAAAAGCATGACATGAAATCATTTCTAAAATCTCGTAATGAtaacctattttcttttaaaatctgTAACAACACAAATAATTTTATTACTTGCATTTCATGTCGTCGTCAATATTAAAGAATTAAATATAACGCGTTGTGATCTATCTTGTTTGAGCATATtaaatcatattattttaataaaattataaagtcactttgtttttcatctcaaattcaaatagacCTTATCCTTCTACGTTTTTTCTCTTCTTGTTCTTTGCTTATAGTTAAAATCACATTCATTACTTATTATTGTTATAATGTTATGTGTTCTTTTATTAGTTTATCAACTGACTTAATATATTCCTTATTATGCTTTTAATAatcattgataaatattttttttcatgaaATTTAATGTATTTTTACACTTTATCCTCTTACTTGGAAcgttttcatcatttaaatatatcaataatattttcgaGTATTatctaattatttaatttttttattttaaaattaattcaaaatataagTATCCTCACGCTATCACTTTTTTCCTCTTTATATATTCTCTTCCCTACTATGAAATTTTAATTAGCttcttatattaatattttgatataagTTTTGATTATTATGTTCCAAATCTattgagttttcttataataattgCTTTTGTATTAGTTAAATTACCTACATgagatatttattttatatttttaaattataatttgttgtcaaatttttatttttctctatctAGTAAGACTTTAATTTCGTGACCCTATCCATAGTTTAAGCATTCTCATCATAATTTTATGAACATACTAATCTCAAGTTCAAATAGTATTTCACTTTCATTTCtaatatttagtttttttttaatttttaattattttttttatttttgctattaAGTTAGCTAATATATAGTATTATTCATGTGGCTTTTGATTAACTTGGGACTTCATTTAATATTATTATCCACTACTATACTTCAATATAATATAGATAtgttatgtaattttttttaatcttgaaataaatatttattttattttaaactattgtttgaaattcttaaattatttaaatttgtcaataatatttttaagcatgatatattttctttatttattttctaaactaattCTTAGTATAAATTTCCTCATATTATCtctaattaatttttattattcaatatttctaaacctttattttatatattagacTTCAGTTATCTGACCTTATCCACAGCATGACCTTTCTTATCATACTAAaaacaaatctcatctcaaattaaaataatttttatccttatttttttctttataatgaaatttttagttctttttttcttttttcattatttgtttcttatttttgCTAATATATTATTCAcataatattattatattgtcGCGTTGTTTTTCATTAgcttatttgaatttaatttcCTACAGCATGACCTTTCTTTATCATACttaaaaaaaatctcatctcaaattaaaataatttttatccttatttttttcaattgtttcttagtatataatttatataaataattattataaataaaagtTCATAAATTATGATAATCTTCTCACTCATTAATTAGCATATTTACTTCGCTCctcaattataattttatcctttTTATATAGGAATTAAGCTATATATATTGACAACATAATGAATTCCCTTTACAACCTTCACATGAACACAAAAGCATTCATGCATCGGTTTTCTTTTAGTGTAATTTAACATATTATATTaggttatttataatttattttagatattcaccAATAAGTGCTACTAATTAATAGAATAAACTATAATTATCGTTTAGATTGATCAAAAGGAGTAAATATTTTTGACACCGTCAATGCTCAAAACTTAAGCTATTACGTTGTATGTTTATTTTTTTGATTGTGATGATAGCGGGGTGAAAATTATCTACACCCCCGATAAGatataacataatttaaattataggtaaaatcataaaaatagcaTATACAATAAAAAAAAGGATTGAGGATGGAATTGAAAATAACAAGGGCAACTGAGACATAGTGTAGGATGAAGGGGGGAGAATGATAATTGTTCATTGTTGAGGGGGAgtttaatttttaaagcaaaattaGGGAGTGTAAATAATTTTCACCCGATGATAGACAAATCAACATCCGATAATCCACCACTTTATTCTTTGTTCTCTTCttccttaaattttttttttttttgaaattcgcTATTTTTTgtcttaaataattaatttattgtTTCGAAAGCAAATTTTGTTGTTAGTATAAATGTTTTATAAAATAACTTTAAAGGCCTCTCCATATGATTTCGTCTTAGGCCACAAGATTCGTTGAGCCACTCTTTGAGATAATACTTTTATTCAATTAATTATATCTTCATAACGCAAATATTCTCTACTTTATTGGTAAATAAAGCCTtcaattaggggtgtacataggtcgggttggttcgaatttttcaattaccaaaccaaaccaatggtgtcgggtttttaaatctataaaccaaaccaaaccaacaaaatcgggcttttcaatctcgatttttttggattttttcgaGTTTTCAGATTTTTTTCCAAGTAaaatcttcatagcacaaaatatttaacttgtgctccaaatatttttcattcctagtaaaatacaactatataatatatttttcaaaaaaataacacaataatatgagataagttataacattatactaaaatattcactaataaagataataaaattcataaagcaaatattgctaattaataagcaataatgaaaattaacataatctaaaaataatatataagtcatgctaaaataagtatagctaataagtactattaattacataactaagtactaaagaaaaagataaactaagtcatacattttcattataaaccaatataaaactaaaaaatagatatccaacactatcatcattcctagtgttgaattgaatttcttttgttagtattagtattgatttgaacttttatttgagttactacatttctgaactataaaatttatttaccactcaagaatgttaagtccaaacttgaaataataccttaaaagataagctgtgaaaaagtttaagaaatatttataaattacattacaataaatatttatatgtataaatttttttaaaattgtataaACATACTATCGGATTGGTTTGGTtgaggtttgactttttttagttaaaaaccaaaccaaaccaatcatGGTCGGTTTTCAAACCAAACCACAATCGGTTTTTGTTTTTCGGTTTGACTCGCATTATCGGTTTGGCGCGAtttattgattttctttgtaCACGCCCTACCTACCATGATTTCTAAGGTAAAATTTAAGTCACAGCAATCTAAACACAAGTAGTGAACTCTACCATGAAGTAAATGTAGACAGTAAAATAGTTAGAACATTTTATGTGCTGAAGCCTAAGGAGGAAATTTGCACAAACACTATGAAACAAGTGATGAGAAATGCAAATTTACAAGTTAAACATGGAATTCGAACCAAACTCAAGATAACAAGAAAAGGGTGCCTAAACTTACAGGAAGTGGAGAATCAGTGGCCTTGAATTTTCCGAGCCGACGCTTAAAATCAACAGGATTAAGAGCAGCAGCAACAACCTTAATCAAGACTTGATCTTCCTTAATTTCTGGAACTGAAACATTGGACTCAAACTTCAAAACATCAGCACTTCCATATTCAGTGTAAGTCCAAGCCTTCATTTCAGAAGGAATAGAAGTGCTTGTGGATGTTTCAACAGGGGCAGCTTGAGAACTAGCAGAAACTCTAAGTGGCAAAACAGTGGAAAATTGGCTCCTTTGAATGTAATTTTCAGCTTTTCTACTACCCTTTAATCTAAGCACAGAACATGAAGAAAATGGAGAATGAAGAGaagagaaagaagagggaggGTGAAGGGGTTTGAGTTGAAGAGTAGTGGAAGATAACAGAGCTTCCATTATTCTTCTTATTTCCGACTGTTTTTACCTGAATCTGTTTTTCCTCAAAGCTTAACTTTATCTGTGTGGTAGAGGAGATGAAATGCTTGCTATGGGCTTCTTTTTGGGTAGATTTCAATTTTCAGCCATCCATTTGTTACTAACTTAGTGATTTGAAATATCCTGTCCTCAaaattttcctatattttttttatgtggGCGTAAGGAAAATAATAGCCACAAACTAACAAGAGCACTGAAGAGACAACATATGGGCTTtatggtttttttttttgaagtttcaaTTTGTGACTATGGGTAGATAAGATTTCAAATATAGGTTTTACATTTTTGTTAGCACCTTTTATTATTAGTTGTATATGCCTCTTGACATTGTAGATATACTGAAAGTGTGCATCATACAGTTTAAGGCATTCAGAAACTTCACTTAGGTTAGGGATTAATAAGCCAGGCATGAAACCTTGAAAGTGAAGCAGAAGATGGCCATTTAAAGAATCAAAGCTTTAAAAATAAGAGTTCAAATTACTATACGCTACCATTGTCGAGAATTTTTACattattagtgcaatttaattgTTGTAGCATGTTATTATTCTATGTTGTAGATTATACCAAGAGTTACTTATTATCTATCAACTTAACGTGATAGTGTAAAAAAATTATACTGTTGGTGCACATAACACAATCTCAAAAATTAATCACTAGCGTGACAAGAGGTTCTAGACTGTTACATATACTAGACTAGAAGCTCATACATAAAAATGATACAAAATTATACAAATCGTATGTTTAATCACAAGATGAATTAGAGGTCACAAAGTTAAAGTGGATCTATTACTAAAAGGGGCTTGAGGGTTTTTCATCAAACATTTGCTTTCAGTTCATATCTTCTTGTTTTGGAGCACATTTTGGATGTAGCCCATAATCACAACGTTTGCAGAAGAAAGACCAACCATACCCAATCTCCTTACACCCACTGCAAAGATAAACTTGCTGATGTATTAATGCTAGTTCATGCTCATTGTGAATTTCATCTTTGCCTTTCTTGGGCCAACCCATTGTAGTTTTGTCGAGTCGTTGCTGCAGATTCTTTATGTGTTCTTCTGTGAAGGGATACGCTCCTGCACCATGTGTCTCTAACAGCTGCCTTACTTGTGTATTCACAGTGCAGCCACTAGTACTAATTGCTATGGCCACCGGAATGCCTACTATGTTGAATCTGCGCGACAGAAATGTCTTCCTCTCATCGTCGAAAGGGAGTGCTAACCACGGCATACTTGAAAATAAGTTATTAAAGGAAGATTCATCTTGATCGCTAGATATGAAAATCACTTCAAAATTTTCATCTTTCTTCTTGATTTCTTCGTATGTAGttatgagtttgggtagaaattCTCTACTTGGGAGACTCCACTGAGCTGCAAAATACAGTACAATGTTGTTCCCCACTAGTTTAGACACAGGAACCTAAAACAAGAACAAGGAAAAAATAGCATGATTAGCAAACATCAGCTTTATCTCTCCCTTTGAAATGAATTCAGATTTTAAATCACTCATTTCAAGCTATGAAACTTACCTTTAAACCAACATTTGAAATGACAAAATCTCGATCTGCAGTAACAAGAATAGACTCTAAAGTTTGTGCTTCtagtttttctttctttagaTTAGCCAAAGTAACAAGCTTTTCTTGTGTGAAAGGAAAGGCTTGATCTCCATATTCTTCAACAAGTTTAACTGCATTTTGCTGCAGAGTCTTCCCATCTGGACTAATTACAACTAGCTGCGGTAGAAGTTTATGCTCAAAGTACCTAACAAGTCTCTCACAGTTCTTGTCTTTGAAAGGTAAACCCAACCATGGCATGGTCTCAAAGCCTTGTTTAAAATCCTCATATTTTTCATCCAGAGAAATAAGAgcaatttcaaaattcttttgtTTAAGCTTTTTATATACATCTGCTAACTTCAAGGTGAAATTCTTGCACCCTTTATGAGAAGCCATAGCAAAATATAGGCCTACTGTTTTCCCTTCTAGCTCTGACACAGAAATCTGAAAACAAGCATGTGGAAAATTAAGCACAAAAACCTGAAATGCATAGAAATCATCAAACTTGAGGACAGTTATTACCTTGTTTTCTTCGTTTGAAATCAAAAAATCGCGGGATTCATGTACCAAAATAGACCTCAAAGACTGATTCTCTTTagccttctcttcttcttctctcaagTAATTAACTCTTTCAGATGTAAATGGATAGGCCTCAGAACCAAAGTGTTTGATAAATTTAACGCCCTCGTTGCTCAAAACTTTGCCTGTTCCATCAAGAATCACAAAATGTGGAATTGCCCTTACTTTGAACAACTGCTTTAAGTTCTTACGCGCGTCAGCATCAGAAAATGGAACAGCAAGCCATGGCATTTTCCCAAAGTATTCATTAAATGATTCATTATCTTTATCAGATGAAATGAACACTATTTCAAAGTCACCTTTAGGATACAGATCCTCATAAGCTTCCACCAACTTTGGTGTAAACTGGCGACATAAACCACACCACAAACCAGAGAAATACAAGCCCACAATCTTTCCTTTTATGCTGCTAATCCTAACCTACAAACAAGTATATAAGAGTGGTGATGAGGTTGGTTCTTATTCAATCTTTCATATTCTCAGATGAGACTATAGAGGAAGTATGCAAGTCAAGAATTGTACAGAAATAAACTTATACATACCCGTTCACCATTTCTACATATTAGAAAGTCTCTTTGTGTTGAAGACAGTACAACTGTGAGATCATGAGGGATACTTTCTTGATCAATTGCCATAGCCATCAGTTACTGATTCTTATATCCTCAGAACTGTACAGTATATAACGTGTTTCATTTGATATGTTCTGTTTGATTCTATCTTAAGGAAAATGGATAATCTTATAAGGGAATGTGAGCACTTGCTGGTCAATTTCATCTGGACTCTCAAGCTGGCCGGCCATGCCACAAATACATATTAAATTGGTTTTAAGTGCATTATTGAATAAGATAATCCCCTTAAATGGTTTTTAATTAGCCTTACTTGTGAACATGGATTAGAAGTATTTTAGCTGCCTAA from Nicotiana tabacum cultivar K326 chromosome 24, ASM71507v2, whole genome shotgun sequence includes:
- the LOC107761428 gene encoding putative nucleoredoxin 1; the protein is MAMAIDQESIPHDLTVVLSSTQRDFLICRNGERVRISSIKGKIVGLYFSGLWCGLCRQFTPKLVEAYEDLYPKGDFEIVFISSDKDNESFNEYFGKMPWLAVPFSDADARKNLKQLFKVRAIPHFVILDGTGKVLSNEGVKFIKHFGSEAYPFTSERVNYLREEEEKAKENQSLRSILVHESRDFLISNEENKISVSELEGKTVGLYFAMASHKGCKNFTLKLADVYKKLKQKNFEIALISLDEKYEDFKQGFETMPWLGLPFKDKNCERLVRYFEHKLLPQLVVISPDGKTLQQNAVKLVEEYGDQAFPFTQEKLVTLANLKKEKLEAQTLESILVTADRDFVISNVGLKVPVSKLVGNNIVLYFAAQWSLPSREFLPKLITTYEEIKKKDENFEVIFISSDQDESSFNNLFSSMPWLALPFDDERKTFLSRRFNIVGIPVAIAISTSGCTVNTQVRQLLETHGAGAYPFTEEHIKNLQQRLDKTTMGWPKKGKDEIHNEHELALIHQQVYLCSGCKEIGYGWSFFCKRCDYGLHPKCAPKQEDMN
- the LOC107761424 gene encoding 2-methylene-furan-3-one reductase; this encodes MEALLSSTTLQLKPLHPPSSFSSLHSPFSSCSVLRLKGSRKAENYIQRSQFSTVLPLRVSASSQAAPVETSTSTSIPSEMKAWTYTEYGSADVLKFESNVSVPEIKEDQVLIKVVAAALNPVDFKRRLGKFKATDSPLPTVPGYDVAGVVVKVGSEVKGLKEGDEVYGDIHEKALDGPKQFGSLAEYTAVEEKLVALKPKNLSFAEAASLPLAIETAYEGLEKAGFSAGKSILVLGGAGGVGSLVIQVAKHVFGASKVAATSSTGKLELLKSLGVDLAIDYTKENFEHLPEKFDVVYDTVGQGEKAVKAVKEGGSVVVLTGAVTAPGFRFVVTSNGEMLKKLNPYLENGKVKPVIDSKGPFPFDKVVEAFSYLETGRATGKVVIHPIP